GCCGGAGAAGAAATAGTGATTAGTGGGATCTCAATGGAGTCCAGTTGAGGAGGAGGGTGTTGCCATTGAGGAAGAGGTCCAGCAAGCAAAAGGGTCTGTAGAAGTGGTCCTGCTTCTTTCACTGCTTGCAGAAGTTTGCCTTTTTCTGGCAATGGTCTGGCTGCTGCTAATTTTAGTATCGCTTCAGGTAGTTCAGATTGTAATGGTTTCTGCTGAGGAATTGGGTCACTAAATTGAGAAGCAACAGTGGCTATGTGATTGTTGTAGTCTCTTTCTTCTCTGCTAGGACTGCCAGAGATTGGAGGAGGAGTTTCTTGATTGAGGTTCTGCTGCATTTCTTCTTGCAGTTGCTGTtcttgctgctgctgctgctgctgctgcttctTAAGTTGTTGTTGGAGAACAAGTTTTTCAAGAATAAGTTTCTGTGATTCTTCTTGGgcttcatttctttctttcattgcCTTGTTTAAAAGATCTTTGAGATTAACTATCTCAAATTCTCTTCTAGTAatctcttcttttgctgaaaaAATTGTTGCCTCTAGCTCTGTTATGTACAAGAGACAATGTCTTAACTCCTCAATGCCCTATCAATTGAAACAAAACAAAGTTAGTGAATACACATTAGTACTCCAAATATTGAGTACAAAAGACAAAAGTAACtctattttaagatttaagacAATGTGTCCAATTTTGGTAAGTTTTGTGACCAAGTTAGGTCATTGAAAGTTAGTAATCTCCATGAAGCAAAAAAACCTAGGCAGAATAGACCCCAATGCGTTACCTCATCTTGGTAGTAGTATGCCAAGCTGAGAGGACTACAATGATcctccattttcttctttttcttttttttctttttttgctcaAGTTAAAATCACC
The nucleotide sequence above comes from Ricinus communis isolate WT05 ecotype wild-type chromosome 6, ASM1957865v1, whole genome shotgun sequence. Encoded proteins:
- the LOC8279081 gene encoding transcription factor SPT20 homolog — translated: MEDHCSPLSLAYYYQDEGIEELRHCLLYITELEATIFSAKEEITRREFEIVNLKDLLNKAMKERNEAQEESQKLILEKLVLQQQLKKQQQQQQQQEQQLQEEMQQNLNQETPPPISGSPSREERDYNNHIATVASQFSDPIPQQKPLQSELPEAILKLAAARPLPEKGKLLQAVKEAGPLLQTLLLAGPLPQWQHPPPQLDSIEIPLITISSPANRLTHQDSFNSFSACLTRKRSLELCESSPDSSSSSPSNKYQKVALL